In Zobellia roscoffensis, the following are encoded in one genomic region:
- a CDS encoding DUF1697 domain-containing protein produces the protein MIKYIALLRGINVSGQKKVPMAELRSMLTNMGFINVKTYIQSGNVVFESEADSTAALETLIADKIKFTFGFEVPVLVKTRTDFEITFKSNPYTDEEAIAQKQVYFVLLKNPPKKEWIEAFASEVYVNEEFEITTNCVYLLCKTGYGKAKLNNNLVERKLKVEASTRNYATMIKLLDLSS, from the coding sequence ATGATAAAATATATCGCTCTTTTAAGAGGAATTAATGTGAGTGGGCAAAAGAAAGTGCCCATGGCAGAATTACGGTCTATGTTAACGAACATGGGGTTCATAAACGTGAAAACCTATATTCAAAGCGGTAATGTAGTTTTTGAAAGTGAGGCAGATAGCACAGCTGCATTAGAAACTTTAATTGCAGATAAAATTAAATTTACTTTTGGTTTTGAAGTGCCTGTTTTGGTTAAAACCAGAACAGACTTTGAGATTACATTCAAAAGCAATCCATATACAGATGAGGAGGCAATTGCCCAAAAACAGGTATATTTTGTGCTTTTGAAAAATCCACCGAAAAAAGAATGGATAGAAGCATTCGCTTCAGAAGTGTATGTGAATGAGGAGTTTGAAATCACTACCAATTGCGTCTATTTACTTTGTAAAACAGGCTACGGAAAAGCGAAACTGAACAATAATTTGGTAGAGCGAAAGCTAAAAGTAGAGGCCAGTACGCGCAATTATGCTACGATGATTAAATTACTTGACCTATCTTCTTAG
- a CDS encoding TspO/MBR family protein: protein MKKKALYIFYAVCICLAIGYLSSFATQSSVNDWFTTLNKPSFNPPNWLFAPVWTVLYIMMGIAAGIVWAKGLYHLWVQTALYHFGFQLMLNAAWSIVFFGLKEPFYALLVIIALLVVLSITIKWFKVVSKPAAWLLTPYFLWVCFATVLNYKLWELN from the coding sequence TTGAAAAAGAAAGCCCTTTACATCTTCTATGCTGTCTGTATTTGTTTGGCTATTGGCTACCTATCCAGTTTTGCCACACAAAGCTCCGTAAACGATTGGTTCACCACCCTGAACAAACCCAGTTTCAACCCACCTAACTGGCTTTTTGCTCCGGTTTGGACGGTTCTTTATATTATGATGGGTATAGCTGCTGGTATCGTATGGGCAAAAGGGCTTTATCACCTTTGGGTGCAGACTGCGCTCTATCATTTTGGTTTTCAATTGATGCTCAATGCCGCCTGGAGCATTGTTTTCTTCGGATTAAAAGAACCTTTCTATGCGCTGCTAGTGATTATAGCCTTGCTTGTTGTTCTTTCTATAACCATTAAATGGTTCAAGGTAGTTAGTAAACCGGCAGCATGGCTTTTGACGCCCTATTTCCTATGGGTTTGTTTTGCCACGGTTTTAAACTATAAACTCTGGGAACTAAACTAA
- a CDS encoding diphosphomevalonate/mevalonate 3,5-bisphosphate decarboxylase family protein — protein MTEKEFIPSPYKIDVPSGKTTYKSPSNIALVKYWGKKANQIPANPSISFTLNECATVTTLTYSKLEKESKAFSFEVSLEGKKEEGFKPKINTFFKRVYEYLPFLREYHFEIETSNSFPHSSGIASSASGMSALALCLMDIEKSLNPDMTVEFFNQKASFLARLGSGSAARSIKGSLVQWGEHAGIKGSSNLFGIEYPHKVHPVFQNYCDTILLVDKGQKQVSSTVGHDLMHGHPFAQQRFSQAHENLSKLESIFASGDIKNFIAIVESEALTLHAMMMTSQPYFILMKPNTLEIINKIWAFRESSKTHVCFTLDAGANVHVLYPENEKAQVQQFIKDDLASFCQNRQFIHDFIGNGARKIN, from the coding sequence ATGACCGAAAAAGAATTTATTCCTTCCCCATATAAGATTGATGTTCCGTCAGGAAAAACAACCTACAAATCACCCAGTAATATAGCCTTGGTGAAATATTGGGGGAAGAAAGCAAATCAGATTCCTGCAAACCCGTCTATTAGTTTTACTTTGAACGAATGTGCTACGGTCACAACGCTTACCTATTCCAAATTAGAGAAGGAAAGTAAAGCATTTTCTTTTGAGGTTTCTTTGGAAGGGAAGAAAGAAGAGGGATTCAAACCAAAAATCAATACTTTCTTTAAGCGGGTGTACGAGTACCTTCCGTTTTTAAGGGAGTATCATTTTGAGATTGAAACATCTAATTCTTTTCCGCATAGTAGTGGTATAGCTTCGTCTGCTTCCGGTATGAGCGCACTAGCACTTTGTTTGATGGATATCGAAAAGAGCTTAAATCCGGATATGACTGTGGAATTTTTCAACCAAAAGGCTTCCTTTTTAGCGCGGTTAGGGTCGGGTAGTGCTGCGAGAAGTATAAAAGGTAGTTTGGTGCAGTGGGGAGAACATGCAGGAATTAAAGGCAGTTCAAATTTATTCGGAATAGAATATCCTCATAAAGTACACCCTGTTTTTCAAAATTACTGTGATACCATTTTGTTGGTGGACAAAGGACAAAAGCAAGTAAGTAGTACAGTAGGGCATGATTTAATGCATGGGCACCCATTTGCGCAGCAGCGCTTTTCTCAAGCACATGAAAACCTTTCTAAACTGGAATCGATTTTTGCTTCTGGAGATATAAAGAATTTTATTGCTATTGTAGAGAGTGAGGCATTGACATTACATGCTATGATGATGACGAGTCAGCCGTATTTCATTTTAATGAAACCCAACACACTTGAAATCATTAATAAAATATGGGCATTCCGTGAAAGTTCAAAAACTCATGTATGCTTTACCCTAGATGCTGGAGCTAATGTTCATGTACTTTATCCTGAAAATGAAAAAGCTCAGGTGCAACAGTTTATTAAAGATGACTTGGCGAGTTTTTGCCAAAATAGACAGTTTATCCATGATTTTATAGGAAACGGTGCGCGAAAAATAAACTAG
- a CDS encoding mevalonate kinase family protein, with protein MKGPLFYSKILLFGEYGIIKDSKGLSIPYNFFKGALKTDENPSETAKKSNTSLREYVGYLEMIHKNSPDLVSFDFEALKADVSGGMYFDSSIPQGYGVGSSGALVAAIYDKYAQDKITVLENLTREKLLKLKAIFGKMESFFHGKSSGLDPLNSYLSIPILINSQDNIESTSIPTQNSEGKGAVFLLDSGSTGETAPMVQIFMEKMKQEGFRNMLKDQFIKHTDACVEDFVSGNVKSLFGNLKQLSHVVLDNFKPMIPAKFHDLWKKGIETNDYYLKLCGSGGGGYILGFAEDLDKAKKALKGYNLEVVYNF; from the coding sequence ATGAAAGGACCATTATTTTATTCAAAAATACTTCTCTTCGGAGAATATGGCATCATCAAAGATTCTAAAGGACTCTCTATTCCCTATAACTTTTTTAAGGGAGCTTTGAAGACCGATGAAAATCCGTCTGAAACAGCTAAGAAATCCAATACTAGCCTTCGTGAATATGTAGGTTATCTAGAGATGATACATAAAAACAGTCCTGATTTGGTTTCTTTTGATTTTGAAGCTTTAAAAGCAGACGTTTCTGGAGGTATGTACTTTGATAGTTCTATTCCGCAAGGTTATGGTGTAGGTAGCAGTGGTGCGCTTGTAGCGGCTATTTACGACAAATATGCGCAGGACAAAATCACGGTTCTTGAAAATCTTACCAGAGAAAAATTGTTGAAGCTGAAAGCAATTTTTGGTAAGATGGAGTCTTTCTTTCATGGTAAGTCATCTGGGCTTGATCCATTGAACAGTTATTTAAGTATTCCTATTCTTATTAATTCACAAGATAATATAGAGTCGACCAGTATACCTACCCAAAATTCGGAAGGTAAAGGTGCCGTATTCTTATTAGATAGTGGTTCTACAGGAGAGACAGCACCAATGGTTCAGATTTTTATGGAAAAGATGAAGCAAGAGGGTTTCCGTAATATGCTTAAGGACCAGTTTATAAAACATACAGATGCTTGTGTAGAAGATTTTGTAAGCGGTAATGTAAAATCACTTTTTGGTAACTTGAAGCAATTATCTCATGTGGTATTAGATAACTTCAAACCCATGATACCGGCAAAATTCCATGACTTATGGAAAAAAGGTATCGAAACTAACGATTACTATCTAAAACTTTGTGGTTCTGGTGGTGGAGGTTATATTCTAGGTTTTGCAGAAGATTTAGATAAGGCCAAAAAAGCATTAAAGGGCTACAATTTAGAAGTGGTTTACAACTTCTAA
- a CDS encoding geranylgeranylglycerol-phosphate geranylgeranyltransferase — MLGRKNRLLLLKVFSLFSVVRGYNILMVVLAQYLASIYILAHQLRVREVVFDLNLFIIVVSSALVIASGYIINNFYDAEKDLINKPRKSMIDRFVGQQFKLTTYFILNFLAVIAASYVSFKAVFFFSAYIFGIWIYSHKLKRLPFVGNFVSATLAIAPFFAVFVYYKNFEHVIFVHAMFLFLLILAREMIKDLENLKGDLAQNYKTIPILWGGKVSKIFISILILLTLIPSLLLILTFDVGYMNYYFMVSVVLLILFLFLLVKSKSKRDYVWLHNILKLIIIVGVFSILLIDVDLVLNRIL, encoded by the coding sequence ATGCTAGGTAGAAAAAATAGACTTTTACTATTAAAGGTATTCAGTCTGTTTTCTGTTGTTCGCGGGTACAATATTCTTATGGTTGTTCTGGCGCAATATCTAGCGTCAATTTATATTTTGGCGCATCAACTGCGTGTCCGAGAGGTAGTTTTTGATTTAAATCTTTTTATTATTGTTGTATCCTCGGCATTGGTAATTGCAAGTGGGTATATCATCAATAATTTTTATGATGCAGAAAAAGACTTGATTAATAAGCCAAGAAAGAGCATGATTGATCGGTTCGTGGGGCAGCAATTTAAGCTTACTACCTATTTCATTCTTAATTTTTTAGCGGTTATAGCGGCAAGCTATGTTTCCTTTAAGGCGGTATTTTTCTTTTCGGCCTATATTTTTGGTATTTGGATTTATTCACATAAATTGAAGCGACTTCCGTTTGTTGGGAATTTTGTCTCCGCAACTTTAGCTATTGCCCCATTCTTTGCGGTGTTTGTCTATTACAAGAACTTTGAACATGTCATTTTCGTTCACGCCATGTTCCTGTTTTTGCTTATTCTGGCACGTGAGATGATAAAAGACCTCGAAAACTTAAAAGGAGATTTAGCTCAGAATTATAAGACCATACCAATTTTATGGGGAGGTAAAGTTTCTAAAATTTTCATTTCAATATTGATTCTGTTAACGCTGATCCCCTCGTTATTATTGATACTCACGTTTGATGTGGGTTACATGAATTATTATTTTATGGTCTCTGTGGTTCTCCTCATTTTATTTTTGTTTTTACTGGTTAAATCTAAATCTAAGAGAGACTACGTTTGGTTACACAATATTCTTAAACTCATTATTATTGTGGGTGTTTTTAGCATTCTACTGATAGATGTTGACCTTGTTTTAAATAGAATTTTATAA
- a CDS encoding carbon-nitrogen hydrolase family protein, producing the protein MENILKVALAQISPVWLDKKATLEKIELTIQEAAREKAELVVFGEALLPGYPFWLALTDGAAWDTKVNKELHAHYARNSIQIEIGELDSVCMLAKENKIAIYLGIIERAQNRGGHSLYCSLVYIDAEGKIKSVHRKLQPTYDERLTWSPGDGNGLQVHPLKQFTVGGLNCWENWMPLPRTALYGLGENLHIAVWPGSDHNTKDITRFIARESRSFVISVSSLMKRKDFPKSTPHLAEILKKAPEVMANGGSCVAGPDGEWLLEPAVDKEGLLYQDLDFNRVYEERQNFDPVGHYSRPDITKLSVNRERQSTVEFKD; encoded by the coding sequence ATGGAAAATATATTGAAAGTAGCTCTAGCTCAAATTTCACCCGTGTGGTTGGATAAAAAGGCAACACTTGAGAAAATAGAATTAACCATTCAGGAAGCTGCCCGAGAAAAGGCAGAGCTTGTTGTTTTTGGAGAAGCTCTTCTGCCTGGTTATCCATTTTGGTTGGCATTGACGGATGGTGCGGCCTGGGATACTAAGGTGAATAAAGAATTACATGCCCATTATGCCCGTAATTCAATTCAAATTGAAATAGGGGAATTGGACTCCGTGTGTATGTTGGCAAAGGAAAACAAGATTGCCATTTATTTGGGCATTATAGAAAGAGCTCAGAATAGGGGAGGGCATAGCTTGTATTGTTCTTTGGTGTATATTGATGCAGAGGGTAAAATTAAATCCGTGCACCGTAAACTACAACCCACTTATGATGAGCGTTTGACATGGTCTCCCGGTGATGGTAATGGACTTCAAGTACATCCATTGAAACAATTTACCGTTGGCGGACTCAACTGTTGGGAGAATTGGATGCCTTTACCGCGAACAGCACTTTATGGTTTAGGAGAGAATTTACACATTGCGGTATGGCCTGGAAGTGATCATAACACAAAAGATATTACCCGTTTTATAGCACGAGAATCTCGCAGCTTTGTAATCTCTGTTTCTTCATTAATGAAAAGAAAGGATTTTCCTAAAAGCACGCCTCATTTAGCCGAAATTTTGAAAAAGGCACCAGAGGTTATGGCGAATGGTGGCTCGTGTGTAGCTGGCCCTGATGGCGAATGGTTGCTTGAGCCTGCGGTAGATAAAGAAGGGTTGTTGTATCAAGACCTAGATTTTAACAGGGTTTACGAAGAACGCCAGAATTTTGATCCTGTCGGACACTACTCAAGACCTGATATTACGAAGCTTAGCGTAAATAGGGAGCGTCAATCTACCGTAGAGTTCAAAGATTAA
- a CDS encoding pseudouridine synthase, protein MGRSDSNNDKRASGRQGGTFRKKSYARGNSPIRKKTEQEPKKPSDPNLIRLNKYVANSGVCSRREADIYISAGSVTVNGKPVIEMGYKVKLTDEVKFDGRLLNPIKKEYVLLNKPKDFTTAARNEQGRRTAIGLISKATKTELKPVGKLSKDTTGLLLFTNDGDLTKRLNSPKNGLRKIFHIELNKPLRSADLKKIQDGLLVEEKVIKVQDVSFVDKAPKNQVGMEIFSTRTNIVQRIFETLGYEIVKLDRVVYAGLTKKDLPRGHWRYLTEQEVVNLGMIK, encoded by the coding sequence ATGGGCAGATCAGATTCCAACAATGATAAGAGAGCTTCAGGCAGACAAGGTGGTACTTTTCGTAAGAAGAGTTATGCGCGTGGTAATTCGCCAATACGAAAGAAAACAGAACAAGAACCTAAGAAACCGTCAGATCCTAACTTGATTCGATTGAACAAGTATGTGGCCAACTCTGGTGTATGTTCTCGTAGAGAAGCTGATATTTATATTTCCGCAGGTAGTGTTACCGTAAACGGAAAACCCGTAATTGAAATGGGTTACAAAGTAAAACTTACCGATGAGGTTAAATTTGATGGCCGTTTATTGAATCCGATAAAAAAGGAATACGTTTTACTGAACAAGCCAAAAGATTTTACAACTGCGGCTCGTAACGAGCAAGGTAGACGTACCGCTATTGGTTTAATTTCTAAGGCGACAAAAACCGAGCTTAAGCCTGTAGGAAAATTGAGTAAAGATACAACAGGACTTTTGTTGTTTACCAATGATGGGGATTTAACAAAGCGTTTGAACAGTCCTAAAAACGGACTGAGAAAGATATTTCATATCGAATTGAACAAGCCTTTACGTAGTGCCGATTTGAAGAAAATTCAAGATGGTTTACTTGTAGAAGAAAAAGTAATTAAGGTACAAGATGTTAGCTTTGTTGATAAAGCACCTAAGAACCAGGTAGGTATGGAGATTTTTAGTACCCGTACCAATATTGTACAACGTATTTTTGAAACACTGGGCTACGAAATTGTAAAATTAGACCGTGTGGTGTATGCAGGTCTTACCAAAAAAGATTTACCAAGAGGTCATTGGCGCTACTTAACAGAACAAGAAGTGGTCAATTTAGGGATGATTAAATAA
- a CDS encoding PorP/SprF family type IX secretion system membrane protein produces MKINKTIGTLALGVLLSFISYNSLFGQQTPTFTEYNYNPFLINSAYAGLTQNTEISLSNSGFLNSIEGSPKSFSLSGHGSLNRNKVGLGAGFIRDQIGVTTSTNFFASYSYKIFFDFKSDRPYWQLYDAGVLSFGITAGLQQYQNNLTQLGIVGDPNFAQDISASIPTIGLGFLFNHASFYVGFSTPNILGDALASDDTLNLNSPYYGYFGYRFFNNRFQDLMIKPNLLLKYEDGAPLQADINVAVSFRNKFEIGTGYRSNNSINFLAGIYVFDNVRAIYNYNLATNDSSLGNTHGLILSYQFGDGYAID; encoded by the coding sequence ATGAAAATAAATAAAACTATTGGCACGCTAGCACTAGGTGTTTTGCTGTCGTTCATATCATACAATTCTCTATTTGGGCAACAAACGCCCACCTTTACAGAGTATAACTATAATCCATTTTTAATAAATTCTGCATATGCAGGTTTAACCCAAAACACAGAAATCTCACTAAGTAATTCTGGTTTTCTAAACTCTATAGAAGGGAGTCCTAAAAGTTTTTCGTTAAGCGGGCATGGGTCTCTTAATCGTAATAAAGTTGGTTTGGGAGCAGGTTTTATCCGAGATCAGATCGGAGTAACTACTTCCACCAATTTCTTTGCTTCGTACTCGTACAAAATATTCTTTGATTTTAAAAGTGACAGACCCTATTGGCAACTTTACGATGCCGGGGTATTGTCTTTTGGTATTACGGCCGGTCTACAGCAATACCAAAATAACTTAACCCAATTAGGAATTGTTGGCGACCCCAACTTTGCACAAGATATAAGCGCTTCTATACCCACTATTGGTTTAGGTTTTTTATTTAATCACGCTTCATTTTATGTAGGGTTTTCTACACCTAATATTTTAGGTGATGCTTTAGCTTCAGATGATACCTTAAACCTAAACAGCCCCTATTACGGGTATTTTGGATATCGATTCTTTAACAATCGTTTTCAGGATTTAATGATAAAACCAAACCTTCTTCTAAAATACGAAGATGGTGCGCCCTTACAAGCAGATATTAATGTAGCTGTGAGCTTTAGAAATAAATTTGAAATAGGCACTGGTTATAGATCCAATAATTCCATAAACTTTTTAGCAGGTATTTATGTCTTTGATAATGTAAGAGCAATTTACAATTACAATTTAGCAACTAATGATTCTTCACTGGGGAACACTCACGGACTTATACTTAGCTATCAATTTGGCGATGGTTACGCAATAGATTAA